In one Grus americana isolate bGruAme1 chromosome 1, bGruAme1.mat, whole genome shotgun sequence genomic region, the following are encoded:
- the LOC129201532 gene encoding uncharacterized protein C12orf50 homolog: protein MAAAGNDRSFHVCSPYAQQKYSNISCFWETQPSGCLRISCAFHHSKPRSINGLFLPPSNNAPLQQGVQEGIPHPAHGQESLRNQKNILRPIHPPLTIHLNDEDDDEDDDEEEENGAPDWVPQTAADLEEERAIKEICYQSGEYYGIQYPQEHQSTKTVSSPRENELLPWEATERDLQAGDGDTIPTTFKNAKGEGESSGTTVPAETIPRTDRGSFENGGTNRMERVKNYPGKEAKEKQWISEGESKSHNTGTGKGIHTPDPKAKPRRQQRGQSKDDEAASAIPPVRETGRDTYFSSSEPRRSAYVVYRTATVTQEPKCNGPTDKYTSGSYNAPTWRKRNPHPKTFSKSKTTKPRRQGSEQERRAIHRQEKEMKPVLRLTRAIEIEMRKLSAGKSKEDTIANSKNKMQEVHDNVSKLIENTKYTFCVITDPLSLICYENLTVEMTFADDVLRHNF from the exons ATGGCCGCAGCTGGGAATGACCGCTCTTTCCATGTTTGTTCCCCCTACGCACAG cagaagtacAGCAACATCTCCTGTTTCTGGGAAACACAACCATCAGGCTGCTTGAGGATCAGTTGCGCCTTCCATCACAGCAAACCTCGCAGcataaatggactttttttgccGCCGAGTAACa ATGCCCCATTGCAACAAGGTGTCCAAGAAGGGATTCCGCACCCAGCCCATGGTCAAGAGTCactcagaaatcaaaagaatattttacgaCCAATTCACCCTCCACTGACTATACACCTCAACGATGAAGACGACGATGAGGAcgatgatgaagaggaggagaacg GTGCTCCTGACTGGGTGCCTCAGACTGCTGCAGACcttgaagaggaaagagcaataaaggaaatatgctATCAATCTG GAGAGTATTACGGGATTCAGTACCCTCAGGAACACCAATCAACAAAAACTGTGTCTTCACCTCGGGAAAACGAGCTACTACCCTGGGAAGCTACCGAGCGAGACTTGCAGGCAG GCGACGGTGATACAATTCCTACAacatttaagaatgcaaaaggagaaggagagagctcAGGAACGACAGTACCAGCAGAGACCATTCCCAGAACAGATCGTGGATCCTTTGAAAACGGAG GAACCAATCGCATGGAGCGGGTAAAGAACTATCCCGgtaaagaagcaaaggagaagcaatgGATTTCCGAGGGAGAAAGCAAGTCCCATaacacaggaacaggaaaag gAATTCACACTCCAgaccccaaagcaaaaccacgtcGCCAACAAAGGGGTCAAAGTAAGGACgatgaagctgcttctgctattCCTCCAGtgagagaaactggaagagacacttatttcagttcttcagaaccTCGAAGATCAGCATATGTAGTCTACCGTACTGCCACCGTCACCCAAGAACCAAAGTGCAATGGACCGACAG ACAAATATACTTCAGGCTCTTACAATGCACcaacttggaggaaaagaaatccacaccCTAAAACGTTCTCAAAGTCTAAAACAACCA AGCCAAGAAGACAGGGAAgtgaacaggaaaggagagcgatacatagacaggagaaagagatgaagccAGTTCTTCGACTTACAAGAGCAATCGAAATTGAAATGCGGAAATTATCAGCTGGAAAATCCAAAGAGGACACAATTGCAAAttccaaaaataagatgcaggaAGTACACGACaatgtttcaaaactgattgaaaacacaaaatatacgTTCTGTGTGATCACAGATCCACTAAGTttaatttgttatgaaaatttgACTGTTGAAATGACTTTTGCAGACGATGTTTTAAGGCATAATTTCTGA